One genomic region from Proteus vulgaris encodes:
- the mutL gene encoding DNA mismatch repair endonuclease MutL — protein sequence MAINLLPPQLANQIAAGEVVERPASVVKELLENSLDAGATSIDIDIDKGGAKLIRIRDNGCGINRDDLKLALARHATSKISSLDDLEAIMSMGFRGEALASISSVSRLTLTSRTQDQEEAWQAYAEGRDMAVTVKPAAHPVGSTVEVLDLFYNTPARRKFLRTEKTEFAHIDEVVRRIALSRFDISINLTHNGKRVRQYRAVKDESQQNRRLSAICGNNFVNQSMHLSWEHGDLAIKGWVEHPLSPVQSSELQYCYVNGRMMRDRLINHAIRQAYEGYLQGEQQPSYILYLSVDPHQVDVNVHPAKHEVRFHESRLVHDFIYQGVLSVLRQATQEPLSLTSDDEEEHEIALNFPENRQVAGENVFSQPYQAPMAQTPSNTSSHHSNEREHNNNSHQKQASQFGGSRQFGESYQRTQGALYQKMMEESVSTSKDKEKIPLFPDRAPLNLGEIVHTTNNIEEDVISVMPRSVNAKDGQTDYTFGRVLAIYQQKYALIESSQGLGLLSLEEADFLLKCAQLLPKDETLKPQPLLVPLKLALSKEEISVFNQFQTLISHFGIVIEISHGKATIHAVSLPLRQQNLPVLLTALLAYLSAEQSCTEQQLGQWLARQLGAEPAQWSQAQAVGLLADIERLCPQYVRQPAKNLLQLIDLQPVVVALNNERCEHANKT from the coding sequence ATGGCGATAAATTTATTACCTCCTCAGCTTGCAAACCAAATTGCCGCAGGGGAAGTTGTTGAAAGACCAGCCTCTGTCGTTAAAGAGTTGCTGGAAAATAGTTTAGACGCAGGCGCGACCTCAATTGATATTGATATCGATAAAGGTGGTGCCAAGCTTATTCGCATTCGTGATAATGGATGTGGTATCAATCGTGATGATTTGAAGTTAGCACTTGCTCGCCATGCAACTAGCAAAATATCAAGTCTTGACGATCTCGAAGCCATAATGAGTATGGGTTTTCGTGGTGAAGCCTTAGCGAGTATTAGCTCAGTTTCCCGTTTAACACTGACATCGCGTACTCAAGATCAAGAAGAAGCGTGGCAAGCTTACGCCGAAGGTAGAGATATGGCAGTGACTGTTAAACCTGCCGCTCATCCTGTCGGAAGTACAGTTGAAGTACTTGATCTCTTTTATAACACGCCAGCAAGACGTAAATTCTTACGTACTGAAAAAACAGAATTTGCACATATTGATGAAGTGGTACGTCGCATTGCGTTATCACGTTTTGATATCTCTATAAATCTTACCCATAACGGTAAACGAGTTCGACAATATCGTGCTGTGAAAGATGAAAGTCAGCAAAATCGCCGTTTGAGTGCGATTTGTGGTAATAATTTTGTCAATCAATCAATGCATTTATCGTGGGAACATGGTGATTTAGCAATAAAAGGTTGGGTAGAGCATCCTTTATCACCAGTGCAAAGTAGTGAACTTCAGTATTGCTATGTGAATGGACGAATGATGCGTGATAGGTTGATTAATCATGCTATTCGCCAAGCTTATGAAGGATATTTGCAAGGAGAGCAGCAACCTTCTTATATCTTGTATTTAAGCGTTGATCCTCACCAAGTCGATGTAAACGTGCATCCTGCGAAACATGAAGTTCGTTTTCATGAATCTCGTTTGGTTCACGATTTTATTTATCAAGGCGTGTTGAGTGTTTTACGACAAGCAACGCAAGAGCCTTTATCACTGACTTCAGATGACGAAGAAGAACACGAAATAGCGTTAAATTTTCCTGAAAATCGTCAAGTTGCAGGTGAAAACGTATTTTCTCAGCCTTATCAAGCACCAATGGCTCAAACTCCGTCAAATACATCATCACACCACTCTAATGAACGAGAGCACAATAATAACTCTCATCAAAAACAGGCCTCTCAATTTGGAGGTAGTCGGCAGTTTGGTGAAAGTTATCAACGGACACAAGGTGCGCTTTATCAAAAAATGATGGAAGAAAGTGTATCTACATCAAAAGATAAAGAAAAAATACCCCTATTTCCTGACCGTGCCCCATTGAATTTAGGTGAAATCGTTCATACAACTAATAATATCGAAGAAGATGTTATTTCGGTGATGCCTCGTTCCGTCAATGCGAAAGATGGGCAAACTGATTATACTTTTGGGCGAGTATTGGCAATTTATCAGCAGAAATATGCGTTAATAGAATCTTCACAAGGTCTTGGGCTGTTATCATTGGAAGAAGCTGATTTTCTGTTAAAATGTGCGCAATTACTGCCTAAAGATGAAACATTGAAGCCACAACCTTTGTTAGTACCTTTAAAATTGGCATTGAGCAAAGAAGAAATTAGTGTATTTAATCAGTTTCAAACGCTAATTAGTCATTTCGGGATCGTTATCGAAATTTCTCACGGTAAAGCAACAATACATGCGGTGTCGTTACCTTTGCGTCAGCAAAATTTACCTGTGTTACTGACCGCATTATTAGCCTATTTGTCAGCAGAACAATCTTGTACCGAGCAACAACTTGGACAATGGCTTGCAAGACAATTAGGGGCAGAGCCGGCGCAATGGTCGCAAGCTCAAGCAGTAGGATTATTGGCTGATATTGAAAGACTTTGCCCTCAATATGTCAGACAGCCAGCAAAAAACTTATTACAATTAATTGATTTACAACCGGTGGTAGTGGCATTAAATAATGAGCGATGTGAACACGCAAATAAAACCTAA